From the genome of Streptomyces sp. NBC_01304:
CCCGTCGTCGAGCACCTCGCGGCACGCGGCACGGAGATCCTGACGGCCGGCTGACAGCTGCGCGGCAATCATGAAATCGTTGCAAGCGAAGTCGCAAGGGAAGTTGCAAGGGCAGTTGCAGGGAAAAAGGATCAACGGCTCGGAGAGGCAAGGGTGTTGTAGCCATGGAGATCCTCGGGACCACGCTGCGCATCTGCGTCGACGACCTGGACACCTCGGTCGCGTTCTATGAACGTCTCACCGGCGGCCGGGCGCTGCGCTTCGAGCGCGGTGGCGTGTCCGTCGCCGCGGTCGGCGCGTTCTTGCTGATGAGCGGGCCCGAGGCCGAGTTGGAGGTGCTGCGCAAGGTCGCGGCGACCATCGCGGTGCGGGACGTCGACGAGGCGTACACCGTGCTCACCGGCTCCGGCGCGCAGGTGATCGCCGGCCCGGTGCCGACACCGGTCGGCCGCAATCTGATCGCGGTGCATCCGGACGGTTCGGTCTTCGAGTACGTGGACCGGCAGGGCGGCACCGACTAGACCCTCGGAAGCGACGGGCCCCCTCGGAACCGACCGGACCCACCAGAAGCCGGCGCCCTCAGCGCAGCCGCCTGATCAACCGCCATACGGCGCGCTCCAGTTCCCGCTCCACGGCCGCCACGGCCTTACGGTCGAAATGCACCGCGCCGGGGCGCTCCGGCCGGCGCTCAAGGAGCTCGATCCGCAGATGGGTCGGGGGATGCGTGTCGTCCTCGTAGTGCCACTCCAACTGGCTGACCCTGTGCAGCCGTTCGCGTTCCTGCTCGGGCAGCCGCCGCACCGCCTCGGCCGCCGCCCGCCACGGCATGGTGCGCCAGTCGAGCACCTCGCCCTCGATCGCCGCGTCGAGACCCGCCATCGCCGCCCCGCCGTACAGCAGCCCTTGCGCGAGGCCGACCGCGGCCTCGGTGGAGGCGGCCTGTGCGGAGAGGCCGTCGGCCAGGTACTCGCGGCGCGCCGAGCCGTGCAGGGTCAGCCGCTCCAGGAGCCGCAGCGTGCCGTCCACGAGGTAGTACGGCCAGCGCAGCACGAACGTCGCGAAGTAGTGCCGCATGCGGCTCTTGCGCCAGCGGCCCGGGTTGAGCACATGGGCCCAAAGGGCCAGCGTGTAAAGGGCGTTGCCGACGAAGAAGCCGTGGCGGCAGTCGCCGTTCGCGTAGTGCCCGAGCTCATGGCCGAGCAGGGCGACGCGCCGGCTCGGGGTGAGCGTCTCCCACAGCGTGAGCCCGATGCACAGTCCGCGCCGCCGGGGCCCGTACCGCGTCACGTACGCGTTGAAGCCGGGGTCGAGCACCACGACGTCCACGCCACGCGTGCCGACCACGGCCGCCACCTCGTCGATCAGACCGAACAGCCGTGGCGCGTCGGCCCGTTGGAGCCGGGGCAGGTGGCGCGGCAGCCACTGGAACCAGGGCCGCAGCACGGCGGACAGGCCGAGCATCGCCAGG
Proteins encoded in this window:
- a CDS encoding VOC family protein, giving the protein MEILGTTLRICVDDLDTSVAFYERLTGGRALRFERGGVSVAAVGAFLLMSGPEAELEVLRKVAATIAVRDVDEAYTVLTGSGAQVIAGPVPTPVGRNLIAVHPDGSVFEYVDRQGGTD
- a CDS encoding M48 family metalloprotease, translating into MDTENRPGAGQGQDQGQDQSHVQSHEPCPQCGAAMPVHADHVVWCRACDWNVAPELFVFGVGRTASLRRESAGRQAARVFQELVGADRIGRRSRLTPAHLASYAVATVVHGVALGIAAWAVLILVAWWWNPLMWVVGLAMLGLSAVLRPWFQWLPRHLPRLQRADAPRLFGLIDEVAAVVGTRGVDVVVLDPGFNAYVTRYGPRRRGLCIGLTLWETLTPSRRVALLGHELGHYANGDCRHGFFVGNALYTLALWAHVLNPGRWRKSRMRHYFATFVLRWPYYLVDGTLRLLERLTLHGSARREYLADGLSAQAASTEAAVGLAQGLLYGGAAMAGLDAAIEGEVLDWRTMPWRAAAEAVRRLPEQERERLHRVSQLEWHYEDDTHPPTHLRIELLERRPERPGAVHFDRKAVAAVERELERAVWRLIRRLR